Proteins found in one Abyssibius alkaniclasticus genomic segment:
- a CDS encoding M3 family metallopeptidase, with the protein MNPLLQDWSAPFGMPPFAEIKPEHYAEAFAAGFAEARAHIEAIATNPEAPGFANTVDALERADALLSRVSGVFDNISSADSSPELQALERDLAPQQARFASELASDKRLYARLSVLDAQRADLGLSGEQEEVLKQYLRMFRRAGAHLAAEKVARLKEIAARMASLGTQFTQNLLKDEAAWEMPLAADDLAGLPEDLVEALAAAAGERGHKGHCLTLSRALIMPFLQFSNRRDLRKLAFEAWEARGANGGATDNRAIAREMLELRAERAQLLGYGSFSALRLEAEMAGTPEAVRGLLARVWEPARSAALRDADALQELMAADGVQDDLRPWDWRRYATSLQKRDFDIDENEVKPYLQLDAMIEAGFDVANKLFGLEFTPLEIPLYHPDARAWEVREGARHIGVFIGDYFARPSKRSGAWCWRFRPQQALNGQQRPIVVNVCNSAKPPKGSPALLTFDDARTLFHEFGHALHQLLSDVTYPSVSGTSVPLDFVELPSQLFEHWLATPEVLRKFARHYKTGHAMPEDLIARIKAAENFDQGFATVEFIASAMVDLDLHLGPPPADPMQAQAATLDRLAMPAAIRMRHALPHFAHIFAGDGYASGYYSYMWSEVMDADAFEAFEEAGDVFDPATAQRLRKHILAAGGAGPAEAAYIAFRGRMPGVEALLRGRGFPVE; encoded by the coding sequence ATGAACCCGCTGTTGCAGGACTGGAGCGCGCCTTTCGGGATGCCGCCCTTTGCCGAAATCAAGCCCGAACATTATGCCGAGGCGTTTGCGGCAGGCTTTGCCGAAGCGCGGGCGCATATCGAGGCGATTGCCACAAATCCGGAAGCGCCCGGTTTTGCCAATACGGTGGATGCGCTGGAGCGCGCCGATGCGCTGCTCAGCCGGGTTTCGGGCGTGTTCGACAATATCTCCAGCGCAGATAGCAGCCCCGAATTGCAGGCGCTGGAACGCGATCTGGCCCCGCAGCAAGCGCGGTTTGCCAGCGAACTTGCAAGTGACAAGCGGCTTTATGCGCGTCTGTCGGTGCTGGATGCGCAGCGCGCCGATCTGGGGCTGAGCGGCGAGCAGGAGGAGGTGCTGAAGCAGTATCTGCGCATGTTCCGCCGGGCGGGTGCGCATCTGGCGGCGGAGAAGGTTGCGCGGCTCAAGGAAATTGCCGCGCGTATGGCCAGCCTTGGCACGCAGTTTACGCAAAACCTGCTGAAGGACGAGGCGGCCTGGGAAATGCCGCTTGCCGCCGATGATCTGGCCGGCCTGCCCGAAGATCTGGTTGAGGCCCTGGCCGCAGCGGCGGGCGAGCGTGGGCACAAGGGGCATTGCCTGACCCTGTCACGCGCATTGATCATGCCGTTCTTGCAATTCTCCAACCGGCGTGATTTGCGCAAGCTGGCCTTTGAGGCCTGGGAGGCGCGCGGCGCCAATGGCGGGGCGACCGACAATCGCGCCATTGCCCGCGAAATGCTGGAACTGCGCGCCGAGCGCGCACAGCTTCTGGGCTATGGCTCGTTTTCCGCCCTTCGGCTGGAAGCTGAAATGGCCGGAACGCCGGAAGCGGTGCGCGGCTTGCTGGCCCGCGTGTGGGAACCTGCGCGCAGCGCCGCCCTGCGCGATGCCGACGCCTTGCAAGAGCTGATGGCCGCCGATGGTGTGCAGGATGATCTGCGCCCCTGGGACTGGCGGCGCTACGCCACCAGCTTGCAAAAGCGCGATTTCGATATCGATGAGAACGAGGTGAAGCCGTATTTGCAGCTTGATGCAATGATCGAGGCGGGTTTCGATGTGGCCAACAAGCTGTTCGGCCTGGAGTTCACACCGCTTGAAATTCCGCTTTACCACCCAGATGCGCGGGCCTGGGAGGTGCGCGAGGGCGCGCGGCATATCGGAGTGTTCATCGGTGACTATTTCGCGCGGCCTTCCAAACGTTCGGGCGCATGGTGCTGGCGTTTTCGCCCCCAGCAGGCGCTGAACGGTCAGCAGCGCCCGATCGTGGTGAATGTCTGCAATTCGGCCAAACCGCCCAAGGGCAGCCCCGCGCTGCTGACCTTTGATGACGCGCGCACGCTGTTTCATGAATTCGGCCATGCGCTGCACCAATTGCTCTCGGATGTGACCTATCCCAGCGTTTCGGGCACCTCGGTGCCGCTGGATTTTGTGGAATTGCCCAGCCAGTTGTTCGAGCATTGGCTGGCCACGCCCGAGGTTCTGCGCAAATTTGCCCGTCATTACAAAACCGGCCACGCCATGCCCGAAGACCTGATTGCCCGCATCAAGGCGGCTGAAAATTTCGACCAGGGCTTTGCAACGGTCGAGTTTATTGCCAGCGCGATGGTCGATCTTGACCTGCATTTAGGCCCGCCCCCTGCCGACCCGATGCAGGCCCAGGCCGCCACGCTGGACAGGCTGGCCATGCCGGCGGCGATCCGGATGCGCCACGCCTTGCCGCATTTTGCGCATATCTTTGCCGGTGATGGCTATGCCAGCGGCTATTATTCCTATATGTGGTCGGAGGTGATGGATGCCGATGCGTTTGAAGCCTTTGAGGAAGCCGGTGATGTGTTCGACCCCGCCACCGCGCAACGCCTGCGCAAGCATATTCTGGCAGCCGGGGGTGCAGGCCCGGCCGAGGCCGCCTATATCGCGTTTCGCGGGCGTATGCCGGGGGTTGAAGCCTTGCTGCGCGGACGAGGCTTTCCGGTTGAGTGA